From a region of the Oryza sativa Japonica Group chromosome 6, ASM3414082v1 genome:
- the LOC4340455 gene encoding WAT1-related protein At1g21890: protein MGVGRALSDAKPYVAMVLLQVGFAGMYIVSVASLKRGMNHFVLVVYRNLVATVLMAPFALLLERGVRPKMTLRIFLKIMGLAILEPVLDQNLYYMGAKLTSAGFASALVNILPAVTFLLAVLLRMEKVRLRSLHSQAKIAGTVFTVAGAVLMIMYHGPVVQFPWSSSASGSAGHHVDGAAAAAATASSASSWLNGTVMLVGSCVCWSGFFILQNNTLQSYPAELSLTALICVLGSAMSGAVALVAERRDMSVWVIGFDTRLFTAVYSGIVCSGVAYYVQGLVTRARGPVFVTAFQPLCMIITAVLGSTILKEEITLGSVIGAVIIVVGLYALIWGKGGDHADNGKPPAAAAAAPEKGLPLTTLQANGDGDGKLAVLVADVEMPAVKDVY from the exons ATGGGGGTGGGGCGAGCGCTGAGCGACGCGAAGCCGTACGTGGCGATGGTGCTGCTGCAGGTGGGGTTCGCGGGGATGTACATCGTCTCCGTGGCGTCGCTGAAGCGCGGCATGAACCACTTCGTCCTCGTCGTCTACCGCaacctcgtcgccaccgtcctCATGGCCCccttcgccctcctcctcgaGAG GGGAGTGAGGCCCAAGATGACACTGAGAATCTTCCTCAAGATCATGGGGCTTGCCATTCTTGA GCCTGTGCTTGATCAGAACCTATACTACATGGGCGCGAAGCTGACCTCCGCCGGCTTCGCCTCGGCGCTCGTCAACATCCTCCCCGCCgtcaccttcctcctcgccgtcctcctcagGATGGAGAAGGTCAGGCTCCGGAGCCTGCACAGCCAGGCCAAGATCGCCGGCACGGTGTTCACGGTGGCCGGCGCCGTGCTGATGATCATGTACCACGGCCCGGTGGTGCAGTtcccgtggtcgtcgtcggcgagcggcagcgCCGGTCACCacgtcgacggcgcggcggcggcggcggcgacggcgtccagCGCGTCCTCCTGGCTGAACGGCACCGTCATGCTCGTCGGCAGCTGCGTCTGCTGGTCGGGCTTCTTCATCCTCCAGAACAACACGCTGCAGAGCTACCCGGCCGAGCTGTCGCTGACGGCGCTCATCTGCGTGCTCGGCTCGGCGATGAGCGGCGCCGTCGCGCTCGTGGCGGAGCGCCGCGACATGAGCGTCTGGGTCATCGGCTTCGACACCCGCCTCTTCACCGCCGTCTACTCG GGGATAGTGTGCTCCGGCGTGGCGTACTACGTGCAGGGGCTCGTGACGAGGGCGCGTGGGCCGGTGTTCGTCACGGCGTTCCAGCCGCTCTGCATGATCATCACCGCCGTCTTGGGCTCCACCATTCTCAAAGAAGAGATCACTCTTGGAAG TGTGATCGGCGCGGTGATCATAGTGGTGGGGCTCTACGCGCTCATCTGGGGCAAGGGCGGCGACCACGCCGACAACGGcaagccgccggccgccgccgccgccgcgccggagaaGGGCTTGCCATTGACCACGCTGCAGgccaacggcgacggcgacggcaagcttGCTGtgctcgtcgccgacgtcgagATGCCGGCGGTGAAGGATGTCTACTAG
- the LOC4340456 gene encoding transmembrane emp24 domain-containing protein p24delta3, translating to MAAVAAMVVVVALLLGGGAVEAVWLDLPPTGTKCVSEEIQPNVVVLADYALMYESHPTAHPTVAVKVTSPYGNTVHHNENATTGQFAFTTSEAGNYLACFWLDSPEKGSGVSLNLDWKIGIAAKDWDTVAKKEKIEGVELELRKLEAAVESIHHNLLYLKAREAEMRTVSEKTNSRVAWFSILSLGVCIVVSVLQLWHLQGFFRKKKLI from the exons atggcggcggtggcagcgatggtggtggtggtggcgctgctgctgggcggcggcgcggtggaggcggtgTGGCTCGACCTGCCGCCGACGGGGACCAAGTGCGTGTCCGAGGAGATCCAGCCCAACGTGGTGGTGCTCGCGGACTACGCCCTCATGTACGAGTCCCACCCCACCGCGCACCCCACTGTGGCCGTCAAG GTTACCTCACCATATGGTAATACTGTACATCACAATGAGAATGCCACAACGGGTCAGTTTGCGTTTACAACTTCAGAAGCTGGAAATTACCTTGCGTGCTTCTGGCTAGACAGTCCGGAGAAAGGATCAGGAGTATCCCTAAATCTTGATTGGAAGATAGGGATTGCGGCAAAGGATTGGGACACTGTTGCTAAGAAGGAAAAAATTGAG GGTGTAGAACTAGAACTCAGGAAACTTGAAGCTGCGGTGGAATCCATTCATCACAATCTATTATATCTCAAAGCAAG GGAAGCGGAGATGCGGACAGTGAGTGAGAAAACAAATTCTAGGGTTGCATGGTTTAGCATCCTGTCACTGGGAGTCTGCATCGTGGTGTCCGTTTTGCAGTTGTGGCATCTTCAAGGGTTCTTCCGGAAGAAGAAGCTCATCTAA
- the LOC4340457 gene encoding uncharacterized protein codes for MKLKPHSNLTMPHLRRRHRRRLLAAVVFLLLSAVVARPAAGAFTELESAQIGRFQDYLRIRTAHPSPDYAGAAAFLLPYAASLGLRAATLHFTPCKSKPLLLLTWPGTDPSLPSLLLNSHLDSVPAEPEQWLHPPFAAHRDAATGRVYARGAQDDKCLPIQYLEAIRGLRDAGFAPTRTLHISLVPDEEIGGADGFEKFAQSEEFRDLNVGFMLDEGQASLTDEFRVFYGDRLVWRLIVKATGAPGHGSKLFDGAAVENLMDCVETIAGFREAQFGMVKSGKRGPGEVVSVNPVYMKAGTPSPTGFVMNMQPSEAEVGFDFRLPPTEDVEHIIRRIKEEWAPAHKNLTYKLMQKGPTRDLAGRPMVTPTNASNPWWSVFEQAIISAGGKLAKPEILSSTTDSRFIRQLGIPALGFSPMTNTPILLHDNNEFLEDKVFLRGIKVYEHIIRALSSFKG; via the exons atgaAGCTGAAGCCACACTCCAACCTCACGATGCCTCAtctccggcggcgccaccgccgccgcctcctcgctgccgtcgtcttcctcctcctctctgccGTCGTCGCGCGACCAGCAGCAGGCGCCTTCACCGAGCTCGAGTCCGCCCAGATCGGCCGCTTCCAGGACTACCTCCGCATCCGCACCGCCCACCCGTCCCCGGActacgccggcgccgccgccttcctcctcccctacgCCGCCTCGctcggcctccgcgccgccacgcTCCACTTCACCCCGTGCAAGTCcaagccgctcctcctcctcacgtGGCCGGGCACCgacccctccctcccctccctcctcctcaacTCCCACCTCGACTCCGTCCCGGCGGAGCCCGAGCAGTGGCTCCACCCGCCCTTCGCCGCCCACCGCGACGCCGCCACGGGCCGCGTCTACGCCCGCGGCGCGCAGGACGACAAGTGCCTCCCCATCCAGTACCTCGAGGCCATCCGCGGCCTCCGCGACGCCGGGTTCGCCCCCACCCGCACCCTCCACATCTCGCTCGTCCCCGACGAGGAgatcggcggcgccgacgggttCGAGAAGTTCGCCCAGTCGGAGGAGTTCCGGGACCTCAATGTCGGGTTCATGCTCGACGAAGGGCAGGCGTCGCTGACGGATGAATTTAGGGTTTTCTATGGGGACAGGTTGGTGTGGAGGCTGATCGTGAAGGCTACCGGCGCACCCGGCCATGGCTCGAAGTTGTTCGACGGCGCCGCGGTGGAGAATTTGATGGATTGCGTGGAGACCATTGCCGGGTTCAGGGAGGCGCAATTCGGGATGGTGAAATCCGGGAAGAGAGGTCCCGGGGAGGTGGTGTCTGTGAATCCTGTGTACATGAAGGCTGGCACGCCGAGCCCCACG GGTTTTGTAATGAATATGCAACCCTCAGAAGCAGAAGTTGGTTTTGATTTTCGACTTCCTCCAACTGAAGACGTGGAACatatcataagaagaatcaaagAGGAATGGGCACCAGCTCATAAAAACTTAACCTACAAG CTGATGCAGAAAGGACCAACACGGGATTTGGCAGGACGCCCCATGGTCACACCAACCAATGCATCAAATCCTTGGTGGTCTGTATTTGAACAGGCTATCATATCTGCAGGTGGAAAGCTAGCTAAGCCTGAGATTTTATCTTCAACCACGGATTCACGCTTCATCAGGCAGTTGGGCATTCCGGCCCTTGGGTTTTCTCCGATGACAAACACTCCTATATTACTTCATGACAATAATGAG TTTCTGGAGGATAAAGTATTCCTAAGGGGCATCAAAGTGTATGAACATATTATTAGAGCACTGAGCTCCTTCAAAGGTTGA
- the LOC9270268 gene encoding ethylene-responsive transcription factor ERF014: MVKTAASNGAAAARRVGGGGDGKRAAYKGVRMRSWGSWVSEIRAPSQKTRIWLGSYSTAEAAARAYDAALLCLKGSAAADLNFPVRLPFDLPAAAMSPKSIQRVAAAAAANANANASSSCSAAVFAGVDDSGGASASEASTPACSSSDGAASPSPVSSPETVISDVDVDYSLLADIEAFFQSPKCMEYAMMDPCSAFFAPPPPPAMAMEEECGWEEEGDIALWSFSSLD, from the coding sequence ATggtgaagacggcggcgagcaatggcgcggcggcggcgaggcgcgtcggcggcggcggtgatgggaAGAGGGCGGCGTACAAGGGGGTGAGGATGAGGAGCTGGGGGTCGTGGGTGTCGGAGATCAGGGCGCCGAGCCAGAAGACGCGGATATGGCTGGGATCCTACTCCaccgccgaggcggcggcgcgcgcctacGACGCCGCGCTGCTCTGCCTCaagggctccgccgccgccgacctcaacTTCCCCGTCCGCCTCCCGTTcgacctccccgccgccgccatgtcgccCAAGTCCATccagcgcgtcgccgccgccgccgccgccaatgccAACGCCAacgccagcagcagctgcagcgcgGCCGTcttcgccggcgtcgacgacagcggcggcgccagcgccaGCGAGGCCAGCACACCTGCCTGCAGCTCCAGCGATggtgccgcctcgccgtcgccggtgagctccccGGAGACGGTCATCAGCGACGTCGACGTGGACTACAGCTTGCTCGCCGACATCGAGGCGTTCTTCCAGTCTCCCAAGTGCATGGAGTACGCCATGATGGACCCGTGCAGCGcgttcttcgcgccgccgccgccgccggcgatggcgatggaggaggagtgcggctgggaggaggaaggcgacaTTGCGCTCTGGAGCTTCTCCTCTCTGGACTGA
- the LOC4340458 gene encoding L-type lectin-domain containing receptor kinase SIT2-like — translation MIARDTVLRFAVRLFVVIVVSSRSSSADDGGGDGGVDFIYQGFQHAANLTMDGSAKVLHGGALQLTNDSNRLVGHAFHAAPVRFLDDGAGGGGGGVVSSFSTAFVLDIVTVGSGGGHGLAFVVAPSATLPGASPEIYLGVLGPRTNGNASDHVFAVEFDTVMDLEMNDTNGNHVGVDVNSLVSVVSEPVAYYAGDGSTKVPVQLESAQQIQAWIDYDGGSSILNVTVAPATVTERPRRPLISTKLDLLPIFKENMYVGFSSATGKLASSHYILAWSFRTNGVAQSIDLRRLPKVPRQSSPPPKLLIIKFAAVACAGTLTLIAAAMVAVLWLRRRAALADTLEEWELEHPQRIPYKELYKATKGFKESELLGAGGFGQVYRGVLRRRSGEAVAIKRISNGTRQGMREFVAEVASLGRMRHRNLVELRGWCKHDQDLLLVYEFMPGGSLDARLFGTAASAAAAEGVKAPPPPPLLTWAQRFAILKGVAHGLLYLHEEWEHVVVHRDVKANNVLLGAGDTGAARLGDFGLARLYEHGATPATTRVAGTLGYMAPELTFTSRATTATDVFSFGALLLEVACGRRPIEPAAAGEADGDVLLVRWVRDRALDGDGGGGDVLRAVDPRLEGCYDEEEARLVLWLGLMCSQARPEARPSMRQVCRYLDGEEMLQEDATPAAIFSGADSSDLFGGSFVVSMTSSSAGGTMSASSLQGGR, via the coding sequence ATGATCGCACGCGATACCGTTCTGCGTTTCGCCGTGCGATTGTTCGTCGTGATCGTCGTCTCGTCTCGTTCTTCctcggccgacgacggcggcggcgacggcggcgtcgacttCATCTACCAAGGTTTCCAGCACGCGGCGAACCTGACCATGGACGGGTCGGCGAAGGTGCTGCACGGCGGCGCGCTCCAGCTCACCAACGACAGCAACCGCCTCGTCGGCCACGCGTTCCACGCCGCGCCGGTGCGGTTtctcgacgacggcgccggcggcggcgggggaggagtgGTGTCGTCGTTCAGCACGGCGTTCGTCCTCGACATCGTCAccgtcgggagcggcggcggccacggcctcGCGTTCGTGGTGGCGCCGTCCGCCACGCTCCCCGGCGCGTCCCCGGAGATCTACCTCGGCGTCCTCGGGCCCCGCACCAACGGGAACGCGTCCGACCACGTCTTCGCCGTCGAGTTCGACACGGTGATGGACCTCGAGATGAACGACACCAACGGCAACCACGTCGGCGTCGACGTGAACAGCCTCGTGTCGGTCGTGTCGGAGCCGGTGGCGTACTACGCCGGCGACGGGAGCACCAAGGTGCCCGTGCAGCTGGAGAGCGCGCAGCAAATCCAGGCGTGGATAGACtacgacggcggcagcagcatcCTCAACGTCACCGTCgcgccggcgacggtgacggagcggcctcgccggccgctCATCTCCACGAAGCTCGACCTCCTGCCGATCTTCAAGGAGAACATGTACGTTGGGTTCTCGTCGGCGACGGGGAAGCTGGCGAGCTCGCACTACATCTTGGCATGGAGCTTCCGGACGAACGGCGTCGCGCAATCCATCGATCTCCGGAGGCTGCCCAAAGTCCCGAGgcagagctcgccgccgcccaagCTGCTCATCATCAAGTTCGCCGCGGTGGCCTGTGCAGGAACACTCACCCTGATCGCCGCGGCGATGGTCGCCGTGCTCTGGCTCCGGCGAAGGGCGGCGCTCGCCGACACGCTGGAGGAGTGGGAGCTGGAGCACCCTCAGAGGATCCCGTACAAGGAGCTCTACAAGGCGACCAAGGGGTTCAAGGAGAGCGAGCTCCTTGGCGCCGGCGGCTTCGGCCAGGTGTACAGAGGCGTGCTCCGGCGCCgctccggcgaggcggtggcgatCAAGCGGATCTCGAACGGGACACGGCAAGGGATGAGGGAGTTCGTCGCCGAGGTCGCCAGCCTCGGGCGGATGCGCCACCGCAACCTGGTCGAGCTGCGCGGGTGGTGCAAGCACGACCAGGACCTGCTCCTCGTCTACGAGTTCATGCCCGGCGGCAGCCTCGATGCGCGGCTGTTcggcacggcggcgtcggcggcggcggcggagggggtgaaagcgccaccgccgccgccgcttctgaCGTGGGCGCAGCGGTTCGCCATCCTCAAGGGCGTCGCCCATGGCCTGCTCTACCTGCACGAGGAGTGGGAGCACGTGGTGGTGCACCGCGACGTGAAGGCGAACAACGTGctcctcggcgccggcgacacGGGGGCCGCCCGGCTCGGCGACTTCGGCCTCGCGAGGCTCTACGAGCAcggcgcgacgccggcgacgacgcgcgtGGCCGGCACGCTGGGCTACATGGCGCCCGAGCTCACGTTCACCAGCCGCGCCACGACGGCCACCGACGTGTTCTCCTTCGGCGCGCTGCTCCTCGAGGTGGCGTGCGGGCGCCGCCCGatcgagccggcggcggcgggggaggcggacgGCGACGTGCTCCTGGTGCGGTGGGTGCGAGACCGcgcgctcgacggcgacggcggcggcggcgacgtgctgCGAGCCGTGGACCCGAGGCTGGAGGGGTGctacgacgaggaggaggcgaggctgGTGCTGTGGCTCGGGCTGATGTGCAGCCAGGCGAGGCCGGAGGCGAGGCCCAGCATGAGGCAGGTGTGCCGGTATCTCGACGGCGAGGAGATGCTGCAGGAGGacgccacgccggcggcgatcTTCTCCGGCGCCGACTCGTCCGATCTCTTCGGTGGCTCGTTCGTCGTGTCCATGACGTCATCCTCCGCCGGCGGCACCATGTCGGCCAGCTCGCTGCAAGGCGGCCGGTGA